A region from the Ursus arctos isolate Adak ecotype North America unplaced genomic scaffold, UrsArc2.0 scaffold_6, whole genome shotgun sequence genome encodes:
- the SDR16C5 gene encoding epidermal retinol dehydrogenase 2, translating to MASKLKSAKELIVFLGKSGIAFLEAMMFTIIPKPRKNVAGEIVLITGAGSGLGRLLAVRFARLGSVLVLWDINKEGNEDTCRMAREVGATRVYAYTCDCSQREDIYRVAEQVKKEVGDVSILINNAGIVTGKSFLDCPDDLMEKALDVNFKAHLWTYKSFLPAMIANERGHLVCISSAAGLIGVNKLADYCASKFAAFGFAESVFVETLVQKLHGIKTTIVCPFFIKTGMFEGCSTACPFLLPILEPEYVADKTVDAILQEKVYLNVPRFIYFVMLLKSILPVKVSMLLAGYMGIFNVMDGFVGKNKKN from the exons ATGGCTTCCAAACTGAAGTCAGCCAAGGAATTGATTGTTTTCTTAGGAAAATCAGGTATTGCTTTTCTGGAGGCTATGATGTTCACCATCATCCCCAAACCACGGAAGAATGTTGCTGGTGAAATTGTGCTCATCACTGGCGCCGGGAGTGGACTGGGAAGGCTCTTGGCCGTCAGATTTGCCCGCCTTGGCTCTGTGCTGGTTCTCTGGGATATCAACAAGGAGGGGAACGAGGACACGTGCAGGATGGCGCGGGAAGTTGGAGCCACAAGGGTCTATGCCTACACTTGCGACTGCAGCCAAAGGGAAGACATATACAGAGTGGCCGAACAG GTTAAAAAAGAAGTTGGCGATGTCTCCATCCTAATCAACAATGCCGGAATTGTGACAGGCAAAAGTTTCCTCGATTGCCCAGATGACCTGATGGAAAAGGCTTTAGATGTGAATTTCAAAGCACATCTGTgg ACTTATAAATCCTTTCTACCTGCTATGATCGCTAACGAGCGTGGACATTTGGTTTGCATTTCAAGTGCAGCTGGATTAATTGGAGTAAATAAACTGGCAG ATTACTGTGCAAGTAAATTTGCGGCCTTTGGATTTGCTGAATCTGTATTTGTAGAAACACTAGTCCAGAAACTACATGGGATCAAAACCACTATTGTGTGCccattttttataaaaactgGAATGTTTGAAGGTTGTTCTACTGC CTGTCCTTTTCTGTTACCGATTCTGGAACCAGAATATGTAGCTGACAAGACAGTAGATGCCATCCTGCAAGAGAAAGTATACTTAAATGTGCCAAGGTTTATATACTTCGTGATGTTATTGAAAAG TATCTTGCCTGTCAAGGTGTCAATGCTGCTGGCTGGCTATATGGGCATCTTTAATGTAATGGATGGCTTTGTTGGCAAGAACAAGAAAAACTAA